Proteins found in one Enterococcus sp. 9D6_DIV0238 genomic segment:
- a CDS encoding low temperature requirement protein A → MQILKKEVTEFELFYDLIFAYAISKIASILLVGTDHLLSFKSLGEFLMLTLVFWTIWTYQTVFANRFSIKNKLSALFLFFDMFWVIILAQSINVDFERTHFTFAGATSILFFSIALQYYLKMKSTDNEIIRKLCIQLAVVLVVSGVLGFISILPFGSYWLRFAIYAFSIFITAFFPIVTKKALLDFPTNFEHLTERYSLFTLLLFGEAVIAVASTILFNDIQFSSVLFFLLIVVMFLFYNTIYKSGIDRQKTTAGLVLIHSHYFVFAGLELSIVLYENYVKGEIDPLFFVLCLAASLICFLGGTLVNMVIYTKKEYNYLPFISKNILYFVGWVVIGLLLQDYTAPFLLVNILFLLFFLYKVKQELKMQVE, encoded by the coding sequence ATGCAGATACTGAAAAAAGAAGTGACTGAGTTTGAATTGTTTTATGATTTGATTTTTGCGTATGCTATTAGTAAAATCGCCTCTATTTTACTTGTCGGAACAGATCACCTGTTGTCTTTCAAAAGCCTTGGAGAATTTTTGATGCTGACGCTTGTTTTTTGGACGATTTGGACTTACCAAACCGTTTTTGCGAATCGTTTTTCGATCAAAAATAAGTTAAGTGCTCTTTTTTTATTTTTTGATATGTTTTGGGTCATTATTTTAGCGCAGTCGATCAATGTCGATTTTGAGCGAACTCATTTTACATTTGCAGGCGCGACCTCTATTTTGTTTTTTAGTATTGCTTTGCAGTATTACTTGAAGATGAAAAGTACGGATAATGAAATTATTAGAAAGTTATGTATTCAATTGGCGGTAGTTTTAGTCGTAAGTGGAGTGCTCGGATTCATTTCAATACTGCCGTTTGGAAGCTATTGGCTTCGTTTTGCTATCTATGCATTTTCAATTTTTATCACCGCTTTTTTCCCGATCGTGACAAAAAAAGCATTATTGGATTTTCCAACCAACTTTGAACATTTGACTGAGCGTTACAGTTTATTTACCTTACTGTTGTTTGGTGAGGCTGTGATAGCTGTTGCCAGTACGATTTTATTTAATGACATTCAGTTTAGTAGTGTCTTGTTCTTTTTATTGATCGTTGTGATGTTTCTATTTTATAATACGATCTATAAATCTGGGATCGATCGGCAAAAAACTACGGCAGGGCTGGTCTTGATCCATTCTCATTATTTTGTATTTGCTGGATTGGAACTATCGATCGTCTTATATGAAAACTACGTAAAAGGTGAGATCGATCCACTGTTTTTTGTTCTGTGTTTAGCGGCCAGCCTAATTTGTTTCCTGGGCGGCACGCTTGTCAATATGGTCATCTATACGAAAAAAGAGTACAATTATCTCCCTTTCATCAGTAAAAATATTCTTTATTTTGTCGGCTGGGTGGTGATAGGGTTGCTGCTGCAAGATTATACAGCTCCGTTCTTACTTGTGAATATTCTTTTCTTATTATTCTTCCTTTATAAGGTAAAGCAGGAGTTGAAAATGCAGGTTGAATAA
- a CDS encoding 5'-methylthioadenosine/adenosylhomocysteine nucleosidase encodes MKIGIIGAMDQEVKILKEKLSDTRSWERAGALFVSGSLGRHEVIVVRSGIGKVLSAVTTTLLIHQYGVNMVINTGSAGGIGSGLKVGDVVISDKLAYFDVDVTGFGYAPGQLPGMPLYYECSEYLKLEMKKAAEKTGMSVRHGLIVTGDSFVNDKVKVQKILQDFPEALACEMEGASIAQAAAQFKIPFLVVRAISDTADHEASQTFDEFIEEAGEKSAQMVIHFVEHLV; translated from the coding sequence ATGAAAATCGGTATTATCGGTGCGATGGATCAGGAAGTAAAAATTTTAAAGGAAAAATTATCAGATACTCGTTCGTGGGAAAGAGCAGGAGCACTTTTTGTCTCAGGTTCTTTAGGTCGTCATGAAGTGATCGTTGTTCGTTCAGGGATCGGTAAGGTATTGTCAGCAGTTACGACGACGCTTTTGATCCACCAATACGGAGTAAACATGGTCATAAATACTGGCTCAGCTGGCGGTATAGGATCAGGGTTAAAAGTCGGTGATGTAGTGATCTCTGATAAATTAGCTTATTTTGATGTTGATGTCACTGGCTTCGGCTATGCACCAGGACAGCTGCCTGGCATGCCTTTATACTATGAGTGCAGTGAATATTTGAAGCTAGAAATGAAAAAAGCTGCAGAAAAAACTGGAATGTCCGTTCGACATGGGCTGATCGTTACAGGCGATTCATTTGTCAACGATAAAGTAAAAGTACAAAAAATCCTTCAAGACTTTCCAGAGGCTTTAGCTTGTGAAATGGAGGGGGCATCTATTGCTCAAGCTGCGGCACAATTCAAGATTCCGTTCCTAGTTGTTCGGGCAATCAGTGATACGGCTGATCATGAGGCAAGTCAAACGTTTGATGAGTTCATTGAAGAAGCAGGCGAGAAATCTGCTCAAATGGTGATTCATTTTGTAGAACATCTTGTCTAA
- a CDS encoding DEAD/DEAH box helicase: MKWSIPERIVERGRDYMKEGRVLSIVQDPERKLWHAEVLGNELYHVQLDGSAKENDVCECPYWMDHGYCKHTVAVELSLRQKGTSRIIKDDQPQMFEKRSVSMSEMFTKGFAKLNQAAETEKIIPLVVEVVIDVIETNNYYPELAVLGVSLRLGYQGVKPKTYIIKNIGEFLQTFQKEGTFLVNKQHYFDLKKDAFSIEVQELLSQLAAVYQTSQLLGANGVQVKGKIDKRYLILPIDQGQQLIEKMTHIPYFQLNDEEKKYRHLTFTRGALPILFDVSKQSDGTYKLKIDDRITTFLAHYQWGISDNQVYLFTPEQESIYTTLLQLLKRIEKPEIVYEKHELSDLFGSVVPLLEKIGTVTVSDEVSGEVVYHSLETIFIFRKIKGMIKVRVDFTYGDVIFSTDETHSIASGENQEVIRDGKKEQEILEQLGTFGYQKSVDAYEKPLPAGERLYYFFKAEIPAFRRLGEVRMGKKLRELFLDAQHHQPMIEVSDSDSWLDVRFDISGIREQEIDEVLSSLLRNDRFYTLESGEILSFDSEEFQQTSEILTLLRQNMKNVQGTIQVPRNQGLMIESMLENNSRAHFSESFKEMVTNLTHPEEFEAKLPGNIQATLRNYQVDGFKWLKMLSYYQFGGILADEMGLGKTLQTITYLLSEKEENRIKGKALIVAPASLIYNWAAEIKKFAPDLEAAVIAGNKVEREAIVAQKDLDILITSYASLRQDVDMYQAFDLGYLILDEAQMVKNSGTKTAQALKSLVVPQRFALSGTPIENNLDELWSIFQMILPGLFPTRTLFRAMKPEEIAKMIQPFILRRDKQTVLKDLPEKIESNLYSVLTEEQKTVYLAYLKQMQEDVSQMDQDAFKKNRLSILAGLTRLRQICCDPRLFIDDYSGGSGKLEQVKDLLIAAKENNRRVLLFSQFTSMLSIIEKELDELGLSTFYLRGSTKPKERMEMADAFNAGQKDVFLISLKAGGTGLNLTGADTVILYDLWWNPAVEEQAAGRAHRIGQKNVVEVWRMIAEGTVEEKMNSLQQEKRELFQKVIQGNEEQLAKMTEDDIRAILSIGEL; this comes from the coding sequence ATGAAATGGAGTATACCGGAGCGTATCGTAGAGCGCGGTAGAGATTATATGAAAGAAGGACGAGTCTTGTCGATCGTTCAAGACCCAGAGCGAAAGCTCTGGCATGCTGAAGTGTTAGGGAATGAACTATACCATGTACAATTAGATGGTTCAGCAAAGGAAAATGATGTCTGTGAATGTCCATACTGGATGGATCATGGTTATTGTAAACATACTGTAGCTGTTGAGTTATCTTTACGGCAAAAAGGAACCTCAAGGATCATCAAAGACGATCAGCCTCAGATGTTTGAAAAGCGTTCTGTATCTATGTCTGAAATGTTTACAAAAGGCTTTGCTAAGCTGAATCAAGCAGCTGAAACGGAAAAAATAATTCCTTTAGTTGTTGAAGTGGTTATTGATGTGATCGAAACAAATAATTATTATCCCGAACTGGCTGTTTTAGGTGTTTCTCTTCGATTGGGGTATCAAGGAGTCAAACCGAAGACCTATATCATCAAAAATATTGGTGAATTTTTACAAACTTTTCAAAAAGAGGGCACTTTTTTAGTCAATAAACAGCACTACTTTGATTTGAAGAAAGACGCATTTTCGATCGAAGTACAAGAGTTATTGTCGCAATTGGCTGCTGTTTATCAAACCAGTCAGCTGCTTGGCGCGAATGGTGTCCAAGTGAAAGGAAAGATCGATAAGCGCTACCTCATTTTACCGATCGATCAAGGACAACAATTGATCGAAAAAATGACCCATATTCCCTACTTTCAGCTGAATGATGAAGAGAAAAAATATCGTCATTTGACATTTACTAGAGGCGCGTTACCGATTTTGTTCGACGTTAGTAAACAAAGTGATGGTACGTATAAATTAAAGATCGATGATCGAATCACTACTTTTTTGGCGCATTATCAGTGGGGGATCAGTGATAATCAAGTCTATCTGTTTACACCGGAGCAAGAGTCAATTTATACTACCTTGCTGCAATTGTTGAAACGGATCGAAAAACCTGAGATCGTTTATGAGAAACACGAGTTATCTGATCTATTTGGTTCCGTTGTGCCATTATTAGAAAAAATCGGGACGGTCACAGTCAGTGATGAAGTCTCAGGAGAAGTTGTTTACCATTCTTTGGAAACAATTTTCATTTTCAGGAAAATCAAAGGAATGATCAAAGTTCGAGTTGATTTTACTTATGGTGATGTTATTTTCTCAACTGATGAAACGCATTCTATCGCTTCAGGAGAAAATCAGGAAGTGATCCGTGACGGAAAAAAAGAACAAGAAATCCTTGAGCAGCTTGGCACATTTGGCTATCAAAAAAGTGTTGATGCCTATGAAAAACCATTACCAGCTGGTGAGCGTTTGTATTACTTTTTCAAAGCAGAAATTCCTGCTTTCCGACGTCTAGGCGAGGTTAGGATGGGGAAAAAACTACGAGAATTATTCTTGGATGCTCAACATCATCAGCCAATGATCGAAGTTTCCGATTCTGATTCTTGGTTGGACGTTCGGTTTGATATCAGTGGTATCCGCGAACAGGAAATCGATGAAGTCTTATCCAGCTTATTACGGAATGACCGGTTTTATACCTTAGAATCAGGAGAGATTTTGTCATTTGATTCAGAAGAATTTCAACAAACCAGTGAAATACTGACATTGTTAAGACAAAATATGAAAAATGTTCAAGGAACGATTCAAGTACCTAGAAACCAAGGGTTGATGATCGAAAGTATGCTGGAAAATAATTCACGGGCTCATTTTTCAGAATCATTCAAGGAAATGGTCACAAACCTGACTCACCCGGAAGAATTTGAAGCAAAATTACCTGGTAATATTCAAGCAACTTTACGAAATTATCAAGTCGATGGATTTAAATGGCTCAAGATGCTAAGTTATTATCAATTTGGCGGTATTTTAGCAGATGAAATGGGTCTTGGGAAAACACTGCAGACGATTACCTATTTGCTTTCTGAAAAAGAAGAAAATAGAATCAAAGGCAAAGCATTGATCGTTGCGCCAGCGAGTTTGATATACAACTGGGCTGCGGAAATCAAGAAGTTTGCACCAGACCTGGAAGCAGCTGTTATCGCCGGCAACAAAGTAGAGCGAGAAGCTATTGTAGCTCAAAAAGATCTGGATATTTTGATCACATCTTATGCAAGCTTAAGGCAAGATGTCGATATGTATCAAGCATTTGATTTAGGTTATCTGATCTTAGATGAAGCCCAGATGGTCAAAAATAGCGGCACTAAAACAGCTCAGGCGCTAAAAAGTTTAGTAGTCCCTCAACGTTTTGCATTAAGCGGAACGCCAATCGAAAATAATTTAGATGAGCTGTGGTCGATTTTTCAAATGATTTTACCTGGTCTATTTCCAACGCGTACATTATTTAGAGCGATGAAGCCGGAAGAAATCGCTAAGATGATCCAACCATTTATCTTACGTCGGGATAAACAGACGGTCCTTAAAGATTTACCTGAAAAAATTGAAAGTAATTTGTATAGTGTACTGACTGAGGAACAAAAAACAGTTTATCTGGCTTATCTAAAACAAATGCAGGAAGATGTCAGCCAAATGGATCAAGATGCGTTCAAGAAAAATCGTTTAAGTATTTTAGCAGGTTTGACAAGATTACGCCAGATTTGCTGCGATCCTCGTTTATTTATTGATGATTATTCAGGTGGTTCTGGTAAGCTTGAACAAGTGAAAGATCTATTGATTGCAGCTAAAGAAAATAATCGTCGCGTTTTGCTTTTCTCTCAATTTACCAGCATGCTGTCTATTATTGAAAAAGAATTAGATGAATTAGGTCTGTCGACCTTTTATCTAAGAGGGAGTACGAAGCCCAAAGAGCGAATGGAAATGGCGGATGCTTTCAATGCAGGTCAAAAAGACGTTTTCTTGATCTCTTTGAAGGCTGGAGGTACTGGACTTAATTTGACAGGAGCAGACACAGTTATTTTGTACGATCTTTGGTGGAATCCTGCTGTGGAAGAACAAGCTGCTGGACGTGCACATCGTATTGGACAAAAAAATGTCGTTGAGGTCTGGCGAATGATTGCCGAAGGAACAGTTGAGGAGAAAATGAATTCTCTTCAACAGGAGAAAAGGGAACTATTCCAAAAAGTAATTCAAGGGAATGAAGAGCAGTTAGCTAAAATGACCGAAGACGATATTCGTGCAATTTTGAGCATTGGAGAGTTGTAG
- a CDS encoding cysteine hydrolase family protein has product MKALISIDYTNDFVATEGALTTGQAGQAIESALVELTKTFTENDDFVVYAIDCHDTKDRYHPENELFPPHNLKGTTGRELYGALADLYEQSSDQSNVYWIDKRHYSAFSGTDLDIRLRERKITEVHLSGVCTDICVLHTAVDAYNLGYQIVVHKSAVASFDPVGHEWALTHFKQTLGAQIIE; this is encoded by the coding sequence ATGAAAGCACTGATTTCTATTGATTACACTAATGACTTTGTAGCCACTGAGGGCGCTTTGACGACAGGGCAGGCTGGACAAGCGATTGAATCCGCATTAGTCGAATTGACAAAAACATTTACTGAAAATGATGATTTTGTTGTCTATGCAATAGATTGCCATGATACAAAAGATCGATATCATCCTGAAAATGAGCTGTTTCCTCCCCATAATCTCAAGGGTACAACGGGCAGAGAGTTGTATGGAGCACTTGCTGATCTTTATGAGCAAAGCTCGGATCAGTCAAATGTTTATTGGATCGATAAGCGTCATTATTCTGCATTCAGCGGGACGGATTTAGATATCCGTTTACGTGAGAGAAAGATCACAGAAGTTCATTTGTCAGGTGTTTGTACAGATATTTGCGTCCTGCATACGGCAGTAGATGCGTATAATCTAGGGTATCAAATTGTTGTGCACAAATCAGCAGTCGCCAGTTTTGATCCAGTAGGTCATGAGTGGGCCTTAACGCACTTCAAACAAACATTAGGTGCTCAAATAATTGAATAG
- a CDS encoding HAD family hydrolase has protein sequence MKTIVFDVDDTIYDQQQPFRNAINTVFPTVKSDDMHELYIRFRFHSDETFPKVMSNEWTLDFMRFYRIDESLKDLGYVSVTKEDGITFQKVYEEELDNIVMHPELKKVFDFLKNKNIPMGIITNGPTDHQYKKVKQLQLEQWVPTDNIIISQSTGFQKPEKEIFDLAAKEFSMDAAHTLYVGDSFENDIAGAKNGGWHSLWFNHRLRALPENETPTHLHEVTSFDELLPVIQSIFS, from the coding sequence ATGAAAACTATTGTTTTTGATGTGGATGATACGATTTATGACCAACAACAGCCTTTTAGAAATGCGATCAATACAGTTTTTCCTACTGTGAAATCAGATGATATGCATGAGCTTTACATTCGTTTTCGCTTTCATAGCGATGAAACATTTCCAAAAGTAATGTCCAATGAATGGACATTAGACTTTATGCGTTTTTATCGAATCGACGAATCATTGAAAGATTTAGGGTATGTTTCTGTTACAAAAGAAGACGGCATCACTTTTCAAAAAGTATATGAAGAGGAATTAGACAATATCGTCATGCATCCTGAATTAAAAAAAGTCTTTGACTTCTTAAAAAACAAAAATATTCCAATGGGAATCATTACAAATGGTCCAACAGATCATCAATATAAAAAAGTAAAACAGCTTCAACTTGAACAATGGGTCCCTACTGATAACATCATTATTTCTCAAAGTACTGGCTTTCAAAAACCAGAAAAAGAAATTTTTGACCTAGCAGCAAAAGAATTTTCTATGGACGCTGCACACACACTTTACGTCGGTGACAGCTTTGAAAATGATATTGCTGGTGCCAAAAACGGCGGCTGGCACTCTCTATGGTTCAATCATCGCTTAAGAGCCTTACCTGAAAACGAAACACCAACACATCTTCATGAAGTAACTTCATTTGATGAATTGCTGCCAGTCATTCAATCGATATTTTCATAA
- a CDS encoding GNAT family N-acetyltransferase translates to MVEFKQPALSENEEKLIELLSENQLEEKQIPSEANCDFSLALYDDGHYLGGVTANKWMNITHISLLALVKSARGKGYGTKLLKKG, encoded by the coding sequence ATGGTTGAATTCAAACAACCGGCACTTAGTGAAAATGAAGAGAAACTGATCGAACTGCTTTCTGAAAATCAACTTGAAGAGAAACAAATTCCTTCTGAAGCAAATTGTGATTTTTCATTGGCGCTTTACGACGATGGACATTATCTTGGCGGAGTCACAGCAAATAAATGGATGAACATCACACATATTTCTCTACTTGCGCTTGTCAAAAGTGCCCGCGGAAAAGGTTATGGAACAAAGCTTTTAAAAAAAGGCTGA
- a CDS encoding tRNA1(Val) (adenine(37)-N6)-methyltransferase, producing the protein MLLPGERIDQLFADDIQIIQSKEVFSFSIDAVLLANFPKLPKKGVVVDLCAGNGAVGLFASRKTDARIIQIELQTRLANMGQRSIQLNQLEQQMIMIELDLKKATTAIKPDSVDLVLCNPPYFKELPTSQKNPNPHLAIARHEIHTTLTEVVEVSSKLLKTNGRLAMVHRPDRFLDILHAMEAADIAPKRVRFVYPKVGKEANALLIEGIKQGKKDGFRVLSPLFTYDEENNYLPEMKAMLYGN; encoded by the coding sequence ATGCTATTACCAGGTGAACGAATCGATCAATTATTTGCTGATGATATCCAGATCATCCAAAGTAAAGAGGTGTTTTCTTTTTCGATCGATGCTGTCTTGCTGGCAAATTTTCCCAAGCTTCCTAAAAAAGGAGTAGTCGTAGACTTATGTGCCGGTAATGGTGCTGTGGGTTTATTTGCCAGTAGAAAAACAGACGCTAGAATCATACAGATCGAACTTCAAACACGCTTGGCCAATATGGGACAGCGTAGTATCCAGCTTAATCAGCTAGAACAACAGATGATTATGATCGAACTAGATCTAAAAAAGGCAACAACAGCGATCAAGCCAGACTCTGTCGACCTTGTTTTATGTAACCCTCCTTACTTTAAGGAGCTGCCAACCAGTCAGAAAAATCCTAATCCTCACCTAGCGATCGCTCGCCATGAAATTCATACGACGTTAACTGAAGTCGTTGAAGTCTCTTCAAAGCTATTAAAAACTAACGGACGCTTAGCGATGGTTCACCGTCCTGATCGCTTTTTAGATATTTTACATGCAATGGAAGCTGCTGATATTGCACCTAAACGAGTTCGATTTGTCTATCCGAAAGTTGGAAAAGAGGCAAATGCATTATTGATCGAAGGAATCAAACAAGGAAAGAAAGATGGTTTTCGTGTTCTTTCTCCTCTATTTACTTATGATGAAGAAAATAATTATTTACCAGAAATGAAGGCGATGTTATATGGAAACTGA
- a CDS encoding NUDIX domain-containing protein — MMNFEDFEEKTISRNEIFKGHIIEVVVDDVQLPDGGTGKRELVFHPGAVAVIPITEDNKMIMVKQYRKPLEKVTLEIPAGKIDPGEQNNPKETAERELEEETGYRANKFSFVNSMYVSPGFANELLHIYFAEQLEKVPNPRPLDDDEVIELYTLTLAEAKAEIASGLICDAKTIFAVQYWELQQLKEDKR, encoded by the coding sequence ATGATGAATTTTGAAGATTTTGAAGAAAAAACGATTTCCAGAAATGAAATATTTAAAGGTCATATCATTGAGGTCGTCGTCGATGATGTTCAGCTGCCTGATGGAGGAACGGGAAAACGAGAATTAGTGTTTCATCCAGGTGCTGTTGCAGTCATTCCGATCACAGAAGATAATAAAATGATCATGGTCAAACAATATCGAAAACCACTGGAAAAAGTTACTTTGGAAATTCCTGCCGGCAAAATCGATCCTGGAGAACAGAATAATCCTAAAGAAACGGCTGAGCGAGAGTTAGAAGAGGAAACAGGTTATCGTGCAAATAAGTTCTCTTTTGTAAACTCTATGTATGTCTCACCAGGTTTTGCGAATGAACTACTTCATATTTATTTTGCTGAACAACTTGAAAAAGTTCCTAATCCTCGTCCATTAGATGATGATGAAGTGATAGAATTATATACACTAACATTAGCTGAGGCAAAAGCTGAAATCGCTAGCGGATTGATTTGCGATGCCAAAACAATCTTTGCTGTACAATATTGGGAATTGCAGCAGCTAAAGGAGGATAAACGATGA
- a CDS encoding lysophospholipid acyltransferase family protein, whose protein sequence is MFFTFMRGVVRVVLFIINGNAHYEKKDRIPQNENYILVAPHRTWWEPLYLAVGGSPKKFSFMAKKELFKNGILSFILRHANAFPVDRDKPGPSAIKTPVKSLKSTDLSLIMFPSGTRHSSELKGGVALIAKMAKVKIVPAVYQGPLTLKDLFKRRRVTVRFGEPIDISDVPKMDKEGIAEVERRMQNAFDSLDKEIDPNFKYEIKE, encoded by the coding sequence ATGTTTTTTACATTTATGCGCGGTGTTGTGCGTGTTGTGCTATTTATTATCAATGGCAATGCACATTATGAAAAAAAAGACCGTATTCCTCAAAATGAAAATTATATTTTAGTTGCACCTCATAGAACGTGGTGGGAGCCTCTTTATTTGGCTGTTGGCGGTTCACCTAAAAAGTTTAGCTTTATGGCCAAGAAAGAACTATTTAAAAATGGTATTTTAAGCTTCATCCTGCGTCACGCCAATGCTTTTCCGGTCGATCGGGATAAGCCAGGGCCAAGTGCGATCAAAACACCAGTCAAAAGTTTGAAAAGCACAGATTTAAGTTTGATCATGTTTCCAAGCGGGACGAGACATTCTTCTGAACTAAAAGGCGGCGTCGCTTTGATCGCCAAAATGGCGAAAGTCAAAATCGTTCCAGCAGTTTATCAAGGACCATTAACATTAAAAGACTTGTTCAAACGTCGTCGTGTCACTGTGAGATTTGGAGAGCCGATCGATATCAGCGATGTTCCAAAAATGGACAAAGAGGGTATTGCTGAAGTGGAACGAAGAATGCAAAATGCGTTTGATAGTTTAGATAAAGAAATCGATCCGAACTTCAAATATGAAATCAAAGAGTAA
- the macP gene encoding cell wall synthase accessory phosphoprotein MacP yields MSKGPLVTRTELRKRKEEAEREEQKYLEQQKKEADKEYRKKEKEISSFYRKEHKKQKEITKSRSNEQTKIRERSSTLTKAIIVVAILLAIVIFIVLNL; encoded by the coding sequence ATGAGCAAAGGTCCGCTGGTCACTCGGACAGAATTACGCAAGCGAAAAGAAGAGGCTGAAAGAGAAGAACAGAAATATTTGGAACAACAAAAAAAAGAAGCGGATAAAGAATACCGCAAAAAGGAAAAAGAAATTTCCAGCTTTTACCGCAAAGAACATAAAAAGCAAAAGGAAATCACAAAAAGCCGATCAAATGAGCAGACAAAAATCCGCGAACGGAGCAGCACATTGACGAAAGCGATTATTGTTGTTGCCATTTTACTTGCGATCGTGATATTTATTGTATTGAATTTATAG
- a CDS encoding exonuclease SbcCD subunit D translates to MRFLHTADWHIGKKLHGFDLLEDQKAAFDQILQIAKTEKVDAIVIAGDLYDRSVPAVEAIELFNQMVIEMNLQEKLPILAISGNHDSSTRLETGGPWFVQSDFYLHTRLEQAFQPIEMGDTQFFLLPYFEPISARLYFENEEIRTIEQAMKEVVKEMTMHFDPEKAHVLVSHFFVAGSEKTDSETKLMVGGLDTVPLATLDAFDYVALGHLHGKNALQSETARYSGSPLKFSLSELNQTKGVWLVDIDVQKLALEFKEIQPVRDIIQIKGSFKELISPEFYETIQKDDYLHVQLTDRAVIPNMMNQLRQVYPRIIGVERLYGREDQTAKKTTKAGLKKLAPNQLVEQFFSEVTGEEPTGQQQKWIKEQLAEIHQSERGK, encoded by the coding sequence ATGCGTTTTTTACATACAGCTGATTGGCATATTGGCAAGAAACTGCATGGATTTGATTTATTAGAGGACCAAAAAGCTGCATTTGACCAAATTTTGCAAATTGCAAAAACTGAAAAAGTTGATGCAATCGTTATTGCAGGAGATTTGTATGACCGTTCTGTACCAGCGGTGGAGGCAATTGAACTTTTCAATCAGATGGTCATTGAAATGAATTTGCAGGAAAAATTGCCAATTTTAGCAATTTCGGGAAATCACGACAGTAGCACTCGTCTAGAAACAGGCGGCCCTTGGTTTGTACAGTCTGATTTTTATTTACATACACGCTTAGAGCAAGCATTTCAGCCAATCGAAATGGGCGATACTCAATTTTTTCTATTGCCATATTTTGAGCCGATTTCTGCTCGTTTGTATTTTGAAAATGAAGAAATCAGAACGATCGAACAGGCAATGAAAGAAGTCGTCAAAGAAATGACCATGCATTTTGATCCGGAGAAGGCGCATGTTTTAGTTAGTCACTTTTTTGTGGCTGGCAGTGAAAAAACAGATTCAGAAACAAAATTGATGGTTGGCGGACTAGATACCGTACCATTAGCAACACTGGATGCTTTTGATTATGTCGCTTTAGGTCATCTTCATGGGAAAAATGCTCTTCAATCAGAGACAGCTAGATACAGCGGTTCGCCGTTGAAGTTTTCATTATCTGAGCTGAATCAGACAAAAGGGGTTTGGCTCGTAGATATCGACGTTCAAAAATTAGCGCTTGAATTCAAAGAAATTCAACCGGTAAGGGACATCATACAGATCAAGGGGAGTTTCAAGGAACTGATCTCACCTGAATTTTATGAAACGATCCAAAAAGATGATTATCTTCATGTGCAATTGACAGATCGCGCGGTTATTCCAAATATGATGAATCAACTAAGACAAGTGTATCCTAGAATCATTGGTGTTGAACGACTGTATGGAAGAGAAGACCAAACGGCAAAGAAAACAACCAAAGCTGGATTAAAAAAACTAGCACCAAATCAATTGGTCGAACAGTTTTTTTCAGAAGTCACTGGTGAAGAACCAACTGGTCAACAGCAAAAATGGATCAAAGAACAATTAGCTGAAATCCATCAATCAGAAAGAGGGAAATAA
- a CDS encoding GIY-YIG nuclease family protein, protein METEHYFYVLHCKDDTYYGGYTTDPDRRLKEHNSGTGAKYTRLASRLPAQMVHVEKFTSRSEATKAEYAFKKLTRKQKIAYLNKNHP, encoded by the coding sequence ATGGAAACTGAGCACTACTTTTACGTTCTTCATTGTAAAGATGATACTTACTATGGCGGTTACACAACTGATCCTGATCGCCGCCTGAAAGAACACAATAGCGGAACTGGTGCAAAATATACGAGGCTTGCTTCACGTTTACCTGCACAAATGGTCCACGTCGAAAAATTTACCAGCCGAAGTGAAGCAACTAAGGCAGAGTATGCCTTTAAAAAATTGACTCGTAAACAAAAAATAGCCTATTTAAACAAAAACCATCCTTGA